The following are from one region of the Pseudomonadota bacterium genome:
- a CDS encoding ATP-binding cassette domain-containing protein yields the protein MDQLRDKSETEASNPAARGDCAISVQNVNFAYRLQGGVRFDVLNGTNFTIPYGQSVGLVGRNASGKSTLLSIIRGFLVPDAGYVQIGSTTVSAKGHLVSRPKVSLISQRSDAGLAPTMTVFENYVLAGNHEMGGLMWAYSKRVKEQCRQLLSKARMGLEDKLKEQVRFLSGGQQQALSVLLAIEYPEAVLLLDEPTAALDPYAGERILDLALSEMKIRKGTVILVSHRLRDIAERCERVMVLQDGMITSDLNNADLRLTEKDLMAMMR from the coding sequence ATGGATCAGTTACGAGACAAATCGGAAACCGAAGCATCTAACCCTGCTGCGCGGGGCGATTGCGCCATTAGTGTGCAAAACGTTAATTTTGCATACAGATTGCAGGGAGGAGTGCGCTTTGATGTCCTCAACGGAACAAACTTTACTATACCATATGGGCAGAGCGTCGGATTGGTTGGCAGGAACGCTTCAGGTAAGTCAACCTTATTAAGTATCATCCGTGGATTTCTTGTGCCCGACGCGGGCTATGTACAGATTGGATCAACGACCGTCTCCGCGAAGGGGCATCTAGTAAGTCGACCCAAAGTCTCTCTCATTTCACAAAGATCCGATGCCGGATTGGCTCCTACCATGACTGTGTTTGAAAATTATGTACTTGCAGGAAACCATGAGATGGGAGGTCTCATGTGGGCTTATTCCAAACGAGTGAAAGAGCAATGCCGCCAGCTTCTGAGCAAAGCAAGAATGGGCTTGGAAGACAAGCTCAAGGAGCAAGTGAGATTCCTTTCCGGAGGTCAGCAACAAGCACTGTCAGTTTTACTCGCAATCGAATACCCGGAAGCGGTTTTGCTCCTTGACGAACCAACCGCCGCTCTCGACCCGTACGCTGGCGAAAGAATTCTTGATTTGGCTCTATCAGAGATGAAGATTAGAAAGGGCACGGTCATCCTTGTCTCTCATCGCCTTCGAGATATTGCAGAGCGATGCGAGAGAGTAATGGTTCTTCAAGATGGGATGATTACATCCGACCTGAACAACGCGGATTTGCGTCTTACCGAAAAGGATCTGATGGCCATGATGCGGTAG
- a CDS encoding ABC transporter permease — translation MIIGAVDTTLQIALLYSIQAIAVILAFRVIGFPDLTPDGSFTLGASVSGVLLLSGVPSWIAMIVSLAMGAFAGMLTALLHTRLRVSKLLSGILLMLILYSVSLRIMGTSNLSLMNADSFISSLVMQRDSLLPLLVISSACLFVYLAVCALLWTPVGLRLRATGDSSTALELRGLPRESNYILGLAIVNAISGWAGSLVAQYQGFVDVSMGGGLVIISLAAIVMGETLIRPERVGTLMLAPIAGMVIYQGIVAIALRLGLAAADLKVTTAILALVFIGMDRIRSQYGSVTRQIGNRSI, via the coding sequence GTGATCATAGGTGCAGTAGATACGACCCTTCAGATAGCGCTTTTGTATTCCATTCAAGCAATAGCAGTAATTTTGGCTTTCCGAGTAATCGGATTTCCGGATCTTACTCCTGATGGGTCATTTACCTTAGGTGCCTCCGTTTCTGGGGTACTGCTATTATCTGGGGTCCCCAGTTGGATCGCGATGATAGTCTCGCTTGCGATGGGTGCATTTGCGGGAATGCTAACTGCCCTCTTGCATACAAGGCTTCGCGTCTCTAAGCTACTCAGCGGAATTCTCCTCATGTTGATCCTGTACTCGGTTTCATTGCGAATAATGGGGACATCGAACCTATCCTTGATGAATGCAGATTCTTTTATTAGCTCCCTGGTCATGCAAAGGGACAGCCTGCTTCCTCTTCTTGTCATATCGTCAGCCTGCTTGTTCGTGTATTTGGCTGTATGCGCACTTCTTTGGACACCAGTAGGGCTCAGATTACGTGCAACAGGTGATTCTTCCACGGCACTAGAGCTACGCGGTCTGCCTCGTGAAAGCAACTATATTTTAGGACTTGCCATTGTAAACGCAATTTCTGGATGGGCAGGCTCATTGGTTGCCCAATACCAAGGCTTTGTTGATGTCTCGATGGGGGGCGGTCTTGTGATCATCTCTCTGGCTGCAATAGTAATGGGTGAAACACTCATACGTCCCGAGCGTGTCGGAACCCTCATGCTCGCGCCGATCGCCGGTATGGTGATTTATCAAGGTATTGTGGCAATTGCCCTGAGATTGGGCCTTGCTGCGGCAGACCTCAAGGTGACAACCGCTATTCTAGCACTTGTTTTCATCGGTATGGATAGGATAAGAAGTCAATATGGATCAGTTACGAGACAAATCGGAAACCGAAGCATCTAA
- a CDS encoding ABC transporter substrate-binding protein — translation MNWLLSRKNICRRMIVFAFALSMFIPGYTSADEKKPKPVKIGVNLYVHHPNIDAVYNGFKEVVDRWAVSKNTAVKYDLQNATGDISIATQIARKQVAEKPNLILAVGTPSVQATKRATLKIPIIFGAMTDPVSAGVVKSMKAPGGNCTGTSDIGPYDEQLQLIRTLLPNARVIGIIRNPGEANSVASIKIIDSLLNKWKFLKVEASVANTSEVLPAAQSLVGRCDIFYMPADNTVLSALDAVINVARANKIPLFVGDEGSVEMGAVATIGIDYLQLGRATGEIAVKVLGGTPPGSIPVMFGAANRLIINLEAARQQGVEFPKSLLQKAKVIKQ, via the coding sequence ATGAATTGGTTGTTGTCTCGTAAAAACATCTGCCGCCGCATGATTGTCTTCGCTTTTGCATTGTCTATGTTTATCCCAGGCTACACTTCAGCTGACGAGAAGAAACCTAAACCGGTCAAAATAGGTGTTAACCTGTACGTGCATCATCCCAATATTGATGCCGTTTACAATGGGTTCAAAGAAGTTGTAGATAGGTGGGCGGTCAGTAAGAACACCGCCGTTAAATACGATCTTCAAAATGCCACCGGAGATATTTCTATAGCTACCCAGATAGCCAGAAAGCAGGTGGCTGAAAAACCCAATCTCATACTGGCCGTGGGAACCCCGTCTGTACAAGCTACAAAAAGAGCCACTTTGAAAATTCCCATCATATTTGGAGCTATGACCGATCCTGTTTCCGCAGGTGTGGTGAAATCGATGAAAGCTCCAGGAGGTAATTGTACAGGCACAAGTGATATAGGACCATACGACGAACAGTTGCAACTGATTAGAACTCTCTTACCGAATGCTAGGGTTATAGGTATCATAAGGAATCCGGGTGAAGCCAATAGTGTAGCTTCCATAAAGATTATTGACAGTTTGCTAAACAAATGGAAGTTCCTGAAGGTTGAAGCTTCTGTTGCCAATACATCAGAAGTTCTTCCTGCTGCACAGTCTTTGGTCGGAAGATGTGACATATTTTACATGCCTGCTGATAACACGGTTCTTTCTGCTTTGGACGCTGTGATCAACGTAGCGCGAGCGAATAAAATTCCCTTGTTTGTCGGTGATGAAGGAAGTGTGGAAATGGGAGCTGTGGCTACCATTGGGATTGACTATCTTCAACTGGGTCGTGCCACCGGAGAAATTGCTGTTAAAGTATTAGGAGGAACTCCTCCGGGTTCCATTCCAGTCATGTTTGGGGCCGCGAATCGTTTGATTATCAACCTAGAAGCTGCCAGACAGCAAGGAGTAGAATTCCCCAAATCCCTTCTTCAAAAAGCGAAGGTCATTAAACAGTGA
- a CDS encoding radical SAM protein has protein sequence MASYENASVIILMTCAFSQAAENYNMNRLNQLIQTKKLESQIVVGGCLPSINGNRLREAFHGFVFSPRTIDSLNNLISTRVKIETIPPIVEEPEDGKRKAIRISTGCMGYCTYCAIPFANGRTRSRSIGDIKRDIQDAIEHGFRRIKIISEDLGAYGLDRNTSIIELLRAIISTDFDIELYLDNLNPNWLCHYGTELIDLLHSDRIAKKFSVPIQSGSDRVLKLMRRQHNIFEIRKILGDLYDAFPNVKICTDFMVGFPSETDFDFGETRLLLNAFPFHFLEIFTYEDRPETRASKLTPKIPEEVKEQRRQILFKDFLKQFLSSNSICNIEGLRRVMEDGNGLPVHFNFPNGVNGVSPQKEEDLLLNKGGDNCEDTGTEKEVRCGSRS, from the coding sequence ATGGCGTCATACGAGAATGCCTCGGTTATAATCTTGATGACATGTGCCTTTTCACAGGCTGCTGAAAATTACAACATGAATCGTCTTAATCAGTTAATACAGACAAAGAAGCTTGAATCCCAGATTGTAGTGGGCGGCTGTTTACCGTCAATAAATGGCAATCGATTGCGAGAAGCTTTCCACGGTTTTGTTTTTTCTCCTAGAACGATAGATAGCCTCAATAACCTTATTTCAACAAGAGTGAAGATTGAGACTATTCCCCCAATTGTTGAGGAGCCTGAGGATGGTAAACGAAAAGCAATCCGAATTTCGACCGGCTGTATGGGATACTGTACTTATTGCGCGATACCTTTTGCAAATGGAAGAACAAGAAGTCGTAGCATTGGAGACATAAAAAGAGACATACAGGATGCCATAGAGCATGGTTTTAGGAGAATAAAGATCATTTCAGAAGATTTAGGTGCTTATGGACTTGATAGGAATACATCAATTATCGAGCTCTTGAGAGCAATTATAAGCACTGATTTTGACATTGAATTATATCTGGACAACCTAAATCCTAATTGGCTATGCCATTACGGAACAGAATTAATTGACTTACTGCATTCCGATAGGATAGCGAAGAAATTTTCTGTTCCCATTCAATCGGGCTCTGACCGTGTTCTTAAGTTGATGAGGAGACAGCACAATATTTTCGAAATTAGAAAGATCTTAGGTGATCTTTATGATGCTTTTCCTAACGTAAAGATATGCACTGACTTCATGGTTGGGTTTCCATCAGAAACTGATTTCGATTTCGGAGAAACAAGACTTCTCCTAAATGCTTTTCCCTTCCATTTCCTTGAGATTTTCACTTATGAAGATCGCCCCGAGACTAGAGCTTCAAAGCTTACACCAAAAATTCCGGAGGAGGTTAAGGAACAGAGGCGGCAAATACTTTTCAAAGATTTTTTAAAGCAGTTTTTATCATCGAATAGCATTTGCAATATCGAAGGACTGAGGCGAGTAATGGAAGACGGTAACGGCTTGCCAGTTCATTTTAATTTTCCGAATGGGGTTAATGGGGTTTCACCGCAGAAAGAAGAAGATCTCTTGCTAAATAAGGGAGGGGATAACTGTGAAGATACGGGGACAGAGAAGGAAGTTCGATGCGGATCTCGCTCATGA
- a CDS encoding helix-turn-helix domain-containing protein — protein sequence MDSEKNNTPQLISDIKGGIDASEQDACILKQNVPNICEQCNVRNADRLLTVEEVSFLIHFVPKSIYQLVHKKKIPFVKISGALRFPESVIWDWIRENTVRPGGSGEKIKRKITTKTLRTKTKNSSIKSIKIDKIVEQSRRKYVEN from the coding sequence ATGGACAGTGAAAAGAATAATACCCCACAACTAATTTCTGACATAAAGGGTGGCATAGACGCCTCTGAACAAGATGCCTGCATATTAAAACAGAATGTACCCAATATATGCGAGCAGTGCAATGTAAGGAATGCTGACCGCCTGCTCACCGTCGAAGAGGTCTCGTTCTTAATTCATTTCGTTCCAAAAAGCATATACCAACTTGTCCACAAAAAAAAGATACCCTTTGTAAAAATTTCAGGCGCACTGAGGTTTCCCGAGTCAGTTATATGGGATTGGATAAGAGAGAACACTGTCAGACCAGGAGGTAGTGGAGAAAAGATAAAGCGAAAAATAACAACAAAAACATTACGGACCAAGACCAAGAATAGCTCGATAAAATCTATAAAGATTGACAAAATTGTTGAGCAATCGCGCCGAAAGTATGTGGAGAATTGA
- a CDS encoding tyrosine-type recombinase/integrase, with protein sequence MGLYSKPGSKKWWMSFTYKGKQYHRSTGTEDEDRAALVLSDVKLKIFKEEQLGVEVKIEYTFDEMMEKFMDEYAPQQSNSMQRRYRQILQHLQFFFGGMLLTEIDPKLVNKYMHSRLKELSCRKTLTKPATVNREFSMLARAFKLAVSKKWQMAKVNPCSVEYVGEQMKFKENNERERYLINDEEKNLLKAAERYLHGQLWEIIVVALYMGMRQGEILKLRHAHVDLEGKKLIVIKENSKTKVSRTIPIISETVLEIFRRRMDKKIISISQPQNSLVFTTKNGKRISARNLQRAFAIVCQKAGIEDFVFHDLRHTFGTWLAQNGVDIYTIARYMGHEDLQSTKRYTHHDSESLRASVGTIEKMTGKLKMVIANND encoded by the coding sequence ATGGGACTTTATAGCAAACCTGGGAGTAAAAAGTGGTGGATGTCGTTCACCTATAAAGGTAAACAATACCATCGATCAACCGGTACTGAGGACGAAGACAGAGCGGCTCTTGTTTTGTCTGATGTTAAATTAAAAATTTTCAAGGAAGAGCAGCTTGGTGTAGAAGTAAAAATTGAATACACCTTCGACGAGATGATGGAAAAGTTTATGGACGAGTACGCACCTCAACAGTCAAACAGCATGCAGAGACGGTATAGGCAGATCCTGCAACATCTTCAGTTTTTCTTCGGAGGTATGCTGCTTACCGAGATTGACCCGAAGCTGGTTAACAAGTATATGCATAGCAGGCTTAAAGAATTATCATGCCGGAAAACACTGACAAAACCGGCAACGGTAAACCGCGAGTTTTCCATGTTGGCCAGGGCCTTCAAGCTCGCGGTGTCGAAAAAATGGCAGATGGCTAAGGTTAACCCGTGTTCAGTGGAATATGTTGGCGAACAAATGAAATTCAAGGAAAACAACGAGAGAGAGCGTTATCTAATCAATGATGAAGAAAAGAATCTCCTGAAGGCGGCAGAGCGTTATCTCCATGGACAGCTCTGGGAGATCATTGTCGTTGCCTTGTATATGGGCATGAGACAGGGTGAAATCCTGAAACTGCGTCACGCACATGTTGATCTTGAAGGGAAAAAGCTTATCGTAATAAAAGAGAACTCTAAAACCAAGGTTTCCAGGACAATACCAATCATTTCTGAAACAGTGTTGGAGATTTTTCGGCGCAGGATGGATAAAAAGATAATAAGCATATCTCAACCTCAGAATAGCCTTGTATTTACAACAAAAAACGGCAAAAGGATTTCAGCGCGTAATCTGCAGAGGGCTTTCGCTATCGTTTGCCAGAAGGCCGGAATCGAGGATTTTGTGTTTCATGATCTGAGACACACCTTCGGTACCTGGCTAGCCCAAAACGGTGTGGATATCTATACGATCGCCCGTTACATGGGCCACGAAGACCTGCAATCGACGAAAAGATATACGCATCATGACTCGGAAAGTTTGCGTGCCAGCGTTGGGACAATAGAAAAAATGACCGGTAAACTCAAAATGGTGATCGCAAATAATGACTAA
- a CDS encoding CoA-binding protein codes for MNAEDAKKKELLSSSKVIAIVGLSPKEDKPSNTVAKYLRDAGYRVIPVNPGYDEILGEKCYQALSDIPEKVDIVDIFMRADSVMPVVEEAVAIKSGCIWLQLGIANEEAKKTAENHGVTFFMDVCIKKEHERLFTVFIGAPDRI; via the coding sequence ATGAATGCTGAAGATGCAAAGAAAAAGGAGCTGTTGTCTTCATCAAAGGTGATAGCCATAGTCGGACTTTCACCGAAAGAAGATAAGCCGAGCAATACTGTGGCAAAATATCTCAGGGATGCCGGGTATAGAGTAATTCCGGTTAACCCCGGATATGACGAAATATTGGGTGAGAAGTGTTACCAGGCCCTTTCGGATATTCCTGAAAAGGTTGATATAGTGGATATCTTCATGCGGGCTGATAGTGTCATGCCTGTTGTAGAAGAAGCGGTTGCAATAAAATCGGGGTGTATATGGCTTCAACTGGGAATAGCCAATGAAGAGGCAAAAAAGACTGCCGAAAACCACGGTGTTACATTTTTCATGGATGTCTGCATAAAAAAGGAACATGAACGGCTGTTCACTGTTTTTATTGGCGCGCCCGACAGGATTTGA
- a CDS encoding thioredoxin domain-containing protein: MLSTIFIGSIFIYSACVAAPPDQQATGLMTSFGTGKIKVRLYSDYFCGPCRATEPRIEPIIKRLVQDNTINLTFIDAPFHKYSSLYARHFLFILKEKKDFIHALSVRALLFDMAKENLTETEKIEEYLKNKGVKIKPFDVKPLFSVFEGYLREDNIDSTPTCVIEHNGKKEIFKGGDNILKSLEGLKL, from the coding sequence ATGCTGTCAACGATATTCATAGGGTCTATTTTTATTTACAGCGCTTGTGTTGCTGCACCGCCGGATCAGCAGGCAACAGGCCTCATGACTTCATTCGGAACCGGTAAAATCAAGGTCAGATTGTATTCCGATTATTTTTGCGGACCTTGCAGGGCCACGGAACCCAGAATAGAACCCATCATAAAAAGGCTGGTTCAAGATAACACAATCAACCTTACATTTATCGATGCACCTTTTCACAAATATTCCTCGTTGTATGCGAGACATTTTCTCTTCATATTGAAAGAGAAAAAGGATTTCATTCATGCATTATCCGTAAGGGCATTACTCTTTGATATGGCAAAAGAAAACCTGACTGAAACAGAAAAAATAGAAGAATATCTTAAAAACAAGGGGGTCAAGATCAAGCCCTTTGATGTCAAGCCTCTTTTTAGTGTTTTTGAGGGTTACCTGAGAGAAGACAATATCGATTCCACCCCCACCTGTGTCATTGAACATAATGGCAAGAAGGAAATATTCAAAGGCGGGGATAATATCCTGAAATCCCTTGAAGGTCTTAAGCTTTAA
- a CDS encoding protein phosphatase 2C domain-containing protein, translated as MIEAYGLTDVGKKRKRNEDCVLINKKLSLFIVADGMGGHSLGNYASNTTASTINTFIEKEISSSNSKDLKKDEFIFSLLKSAVQTANTEIFKRSQSLQEKITIGATVSMTLMRDSKIYIAHVGDSSIYRLRSGVMEKLTKDDSVVQGLIEEGKISEEEAKNHKLSNIITKAVGSSASIEPFIGMFDMNDRDIYLLSSDGLTKMLDVDVIKGILAGQGKVKDKCSTLLGEVLQRGALDNVSIIIIEFGKKDILKRIFSKIPGRA; from the coding sequence ATGATTGAGGCATACGGTTTAACAGACGTAGGAAAGAAAAGAAAACGGAATGAAGATTGCGTCCTTATCAATAAAAAATTATCTCTCTTCATAGTAGCCGACGGAATGGGCGGACATTCCTTAGGGAACTATGCCAGCAATACCACGGCAAGCACAATAAATACTTTTATAGAAAAAGAAATTTCATCATCCAACTCAAAAGATCTGAAAAAGGATGAATTTATTTTTTCTTTGCTTAAATCTGCAGTACAAACCGCTAACACAGAGATATTCAAGCGCTCACAAAGCTTACAGGAAAAAATAACCATCGGGGCCACAGTCAGTATGACACTTATGAGGGATAGTAAAATTTATATTGCACATGTAGGCGATAGCAGTATATACAGGCTTCGTTCAGGTGTTATGGAAAAGTTGACAAAAGACGACAGCGTGGTTCAAGGCCTTATCGAAGAGGGAAAGATAAGCGAGGAAGAGGCAAAAAACCACAAACTCAGCAATATCATCACAAAAGCCGTTGGTTCATCTGCGAGTATCGAACCTTTCATCGGCATGTTTGATATGAATGACAGAGATATCTACCTTCTTTCTTCGGACGGTCTTACAAAAATGCTGGACGTGGATGTTATCAAGGGAATACTGGCCGGACAGGGTAAAGTAAAAGATAAATGCAGTACACTTCTTGGGGAAGTGCTTCAAAGGGGCGCATTGGACAATGTATCAATAATTATTATTGAGTTCGGCAAAAAAGATATATTAAAAAGAATTTTCTCTAAAATTCCGGGGCGCGCCTGA
- a CDS encoding serine/threonine-protein kinase encodes MEISDELRIKLTRLIAEGGMGSIHECVIYGVEGFEKLACVKLIKKAFFQNAEFVKRFIAEAKLVADLVHQNIVQVYKLGSFGNQYFILMEYVNGVDLHDFIQKHKAENAKFPVDLGVFIVSRICRGLEYAHNKKDKYNRLLGIVHRDISPKNIMISAEGEVRITDFGVALTGSVDEKDGQYLVGKAAYMSPEQVMMKPVDKRSDIFSLGILMYELLTDQRLFGGAGSSEKVMKDVVSKEIPLPGALNPDIPESLEKIILKALERDVEKRYQDAGELGRDLEYFIYHKGYGPTIQTIATYLNKIFPDMYEVKNTEDSQETIVISKDQIKERQESDETIILK; translated from the coding sequence ATGGAAATTTCAGATGAACTAAGAATAAAGCTCACGCGTCTCATCGCTGAAGGGGGAATGGGCTCCATACACGAATGCGTAATCTATGGAGTTGAGGGTTTTGAAAAACTCGCCTGTGTGAAACTTATCAAGAAAGCATTTTTCCAGAATGCGGAGTTCGTGAAACGCTTCATTGCAGAGGCAAAGCTCGTAGCTGACCTTGTACATCAAAATATCGTACAGGTTTACAAGCTCGGCTCCTTCGGTAATCAGTATTTTATTTTAATGGAGTATGTCAACGGTGTTGACCTCCATGACTTTATTCAAAAGCATAAGGCGGAGAATGCAAAATTCCCTGTTGATCTGGGTGTCTTTATTGTATCGCGTATCTGCCGGGGCCTTGAATATGCGCATAACAAGAAAGATAAATACAATCGTCTATTGGGGATAGTACACAGGGATATATCCCCGAAGAATATTATGATAAGCGCAGAGGGCGAGGTCCGAATTACCGATTTTGGCGTGGCTCTTACAGGAAGCGTGGATGAAAAAGATGGTCAGTATCTTGTGGGTAAGGCAGCCTATATGTCGCCGGAGCAGGTAATGATGAAACCGGTTGATAAGAGGTCTGATATATTCAGTCTCGGAATCCTTATGTATGAGCTTCTTACAGACCAGAGACTCTTCGGAGGCGCAGGCAGTTCAGAAAAGGTTATGAAGGATGTTGTTTCAAAAGAGATTCCGTTACCAGGCGCCCTCAACCCGGATATTCCTGAATCGTTAGAAAAGATCATCCTTAAAGCCCTGGAGCGTGATGTGGAGAAGCGTTATCAGGATGCCGGGGAACTTGGCAGGGACCTTGAATATTTTATATACCATAAGGGGTATGGGCCAACCATACAGACAATTGCAACCTATCTTAATAAGATATTCCCCGACATGTATGAGGTAAAAAACACAGAGGATTCACAGGAAACAATTGTAATTTCTAAAGATCAGATTAAGGAAAGGCAAGAATCGGACGAGACGATTATACTTAAATGA
- a CDS encoding LuxR C-terminal-related transcriptional regulator, translating into MTGKHAGTAPINIKVYVNGILVDEHDLLQGTLRIGRHTDNDVILRSNRASRYHCRLEWREGKLFLIDTSKNGTFINGINVRGQSEVMLGDVITIHPYTLLMAPIDVAGAARTHASPEESDTVFVVPGSNLQRDFLEKNFEITHREYEIIEYVLMGRHNKDISEILHISEFTVKTHLRNIFEKLQVESRTQLIAKITAMNYPEGAFDPRGNK; encoded by the coding sequence ATGACAGGAAAACATGCCGGAACAGCCCCTATTAACATCAAGGTTTATGTCAATGGAATCCTTGTTGATGAGCATGATCTCCTGCAAGGCACTTTAAGAATAGGGAGACATACAGACAACGATGTGATCTTAAGAAGCAATCGTGCTTCAAGGTACCATTGTCGTCTTGAATGGAGGGAGGGAAAACTCTTTTTAATTGATACAAGCAAAAACGGTACTTTTATAAATGGCATAAATGTGCGAGGGCAGTCGGAGGTAATGCTGGGAGATGTAATTACTATCCATCCTTACACGCTCCTTATGGCCCCGATTGATGTTGCCGGCGCAGCGAGAACCCATGCCAGCCCCGAGGAGTCCGATACCGTCTTTGTTGTTCCAGGGAGTAATTTACAAAGGGACTTTCTTGAGAAGAACTTCGAAATCACACACAGGGAATATGAGATCATCGAGTACGTGCTCATGGGCCGTCATAATAAGGATATCTCGGAAATTTTACACATAAGCGAGTTTACCGTAAAAACCCATTTGAGAAATATCTTTGAAAAGCTTCAGGTAGAGAGCAGAACTCAACTCATCGCAAAGATTACGGCAATGAATTACCCCGAGGGGGCATTTGACCCGAGAGGCAATAAATAA
- a CDS encoding pilus assembly protein N-terminal domain-containing protein has translation MNNFLKHKAICILLISAFILTGYGSAFGMGWFYKYVAPLQLNVSPTAYEVGQAGSINASGGQSPITIYTNNPQIVAVRQTGSNMGTVMALNPGTASIIARDGRGTQYGVTVTVKTKPLNTYIDPPKITIGQQSKLSIDGGMKPYRIAGISNGSIISLQQIAENAFYIMGRMPGQANITVQDRNGQSKVAQITVSVPPLVAVVTPDNFKVGERATATLSGGMKPYYISAFNRTIVALQQTGPASFFIIGINPGTTDVVFKDAQGQQAAVKVTVQPKYPPLQASINPYMIPISGSVYATLTVKDGMPGYAVYEQGSITRMNRVSLNEFRIYGLRAGTTNLMVRDASGKTISLQLTITAPQAPPLNVQWMPPKDVFSINERFNCAISGGTPNYSVYFSVPNIVTVGQAGPNTFQFQAVRRGITEIKIVDRNGMGQTKRVEVR, from the coding sequence ATGAATAACTTTTTAAAACACAAAGCCATATGTATTTTGCTTATCTCCGCTTTTATTTTAACAGGCTACGGATCAGCATTTGGCATGGGATGGTTTTATAAGTATGTTGCCCCGCTTCAATTGAATGTATCGCCTACTGCATATGAGGTCGGACAGGCCGGCAGCATCAATGCAAGCGGAGGTCAATCGCCCATAACTATTTATACAAATAACCCGCAAATTGTTGCCGTGAGACAAACCGGTTCGAATATGGGGACAGTGATGGCCTTAAATCCCGGGACAGCCAGCATCATAGCACGGGATGGAAGAGGTACCCAATACGGAGTGACTGTTACCGTGAAAACTAAACCGTTGAATACATACATAGATCCTCCAAAAATTACTATAGGACAACAGTCGAAGCTTAGTATAGATGGAGGCATGAAACCTTATAGAATCGCAGGCATTAGCAACGGCAGCATAATATCGTTACAACAAATAGCAGAAAATGCCTTTTATATTATGGGAAGGATGCCCGGCCAAGCCAATATTACCGTCCAGGATAGAAACGGCCAGTCAAAAGTGGCGCAGATTACCGTATCTGTGCCTCCGCTTGTTGCAGTCGTTACCCCGGATAATTTTAAAGTAGGGGAGCGCGCTACGGCAACGTTAAGCGGCGGCATGAAACCGTACTATATTTCTGCATTCAACAGAACTATTGTGGCGCTTCAACAGACCGGCCCTGCCAGCTTTTTTATCATAGGAATAAACCCGGGGACAACGGATGTTGTTTTCAAGGATGCACAGGGACAGCAGGCTGCCGTTAAAGTGACCGTGCAGCCAAAATATCCACCCCTCCAGGCGTCCATAAATCCTTATATGATCCCAATAAGTGGATCGGTTTATGCAACCTTAACCGTTAAAGACGGCATGCCTGGCTATGCGGTTTATGAACAGGGAAGCATCACAAGAATGAACCGTGTATCTTTGAATGAATTTAGAATTTATGGTTTAAGAGCCGGCACCACGAACCTTATGGTAAGAGATGCATCAGGCAAAACCATTTCATTACAATTGACTATAACAGCGCCTCAAGCGCCGCCTTTAAATGTCCAGTGGATGCCGCCAAAGGATGTCTTCTCAATAAACGAAAGATTTAACTGCGCAATCTCGGGAGGTACACCTAATTATTCGGTATACTTCTCTGTTCCTAATATTGTGACAGTGGGTCAAGCTGGACCTAATACATTTCAGTTCCAGGCTGTGAGAAGAGGCATAACCGAAATAAAGATTGTTGACCGCAACGGCATGGGTCAGACAAAAAGGGTAGAAGTGAGGTAG